From Methylovorus glucosotrophus:
TTTGCAGATACTGGTAAAAGGCGTGGAAAACCAGCGTGACCCCAAGAAACGCAAGATCACCTTCTTGCGCAGTATCCCGCGGGATCCGTTTGCACCGGCCAGCGAGACCAACCCGGAAGCCACCTGGGGCTTGCGCAGTTATGCCAGCTCTTTCGATGAACCGCAGCCGGGCGAGGATGTGTATGACGTTTACTCGCTGTCTCGCGAAACAGGGCTGGACAAACGTCCATACCGGGAGTGGTAATGCATAAGCGTAAAGGCTTTACCCTGATCGAAGTGCTGGTGGTGCTGGCGATCATTGCCACCCTGCTCAGCCTGGTCGCCCCTCGCTACTTTGATACCATCTCGCGTGCGCAGGAAACTTCACTCAAGCACGATCTCGCCACCATGCGCGATGCTATCGATAAATACTATGCCGATAACGCCGCCTATCCAGATACCCTGGAAGACCTGGTGCAAGGCAAATACCTGCGCAGCATTCCGGAAGATCCCATCACCAAAAGCTCGCAAACCTGGACTTTTGTTGCGCCTGCCGACCCCGAAACCAAAGGGTCCATCTACGATATACGCAGCGGCTCAGCCGAGATCGCCGAAGATGGAACAGCCTATGCAGACTGGTAAACGAGAGATAGTCCAAAGGGAAAGTGGCCAAGGGGGTTTTGCCCTGCTGGGCATATTGCTGGTGATCATACTCGCGGGCCTGGTCCTGGCAGAGGCCGCCAACAGCTGGAGCAATATGCGTCAGCGTGAGCGCGAACAGGAACTGCTGCGTGTCGGCAGCAAAATACGGGAAGCCATCGGCAATTACTATCAGCGCTCGCCGGGGCTGGTGAAGCAGTATCCGCGCTCGCTGGAAGAACTGGTAAAAGATAACCGTTTTCCCAAACCAGAACGCTATCTCAGAACACTCTACGCCGACCCGCTGACCGGGCAAGCCAGCTGGGGCACACTGGAAGCACCCAGCGGAGGCATCATGGGGGTCTACAGCCTGGCGCAGGGTAAGCCCTTCAAACAGCGCAACTTTCCGCCTATCTATCAAAGCTTTGAAAAGCAGACCAGTTACAGCGAATGGATTTTTGCCTATCTTCCTGACACGGATGCCCTGCTAAACACGCCTTAAGGCTGGTTAATTATGCCTTCACTATCCATCCACAATTTCTGTGGATAAAACTGTGAACAGCTGTGACTTAAAAATGTAACTATGGCTGCCGTAAGGGATTTTTTAAAACGCCTAAAAAATAGTCTTATAAATAACCATTTAAAAACAATGACTTATGTTATGTCATTGGATTGTTAAGGTTTTTCGCTTCAAGTTAATGTAGCACATGAGCTCATGTGCATAACTAGGCTATCGCAGGCAAGGCTTCCCGGGCATTTTTGCCTGTCGCAGCAATGACTTCTGCCAACGGCAGGCCACGCAAATCAGCCAGTACCCGGGCAATGGCAGGCAACTCGTGCGGGCTGTTACGGCCACGATGTCCCAGCCAATCGGGGGCAATATCGGGGGCATCGGTTTCCAGCACGATGGCTTCCAGTGGCAGTTTCCGGGCCAGCTCGCGGATATGCAGGGCGCGGTCATAGGTCATGGCGCCGCCAAAGCCGAGCTTGAAGCCCATCTCCATAAAGCGCTCTGCCTGTTGAAAACTGCCATTGAAAGCATGGGCAATGCCGCCCTTTACGCCGATGCGGCGCAAGTGCTTGAGGATCAGATCGCTGGATTTGCGCACATGCAGGATGACCGGCAGATCAAAGTCACGCGCCAGTTTGAGCTGCGCCACGAAAAAAGCCTGCTGGCGTTCGATATCCGGGTTGGGGATGAAGAGATCGAGGCCGATTTCGCCAATCGCCACGGGCAGGCGATGCTCCAGCTGCTGTTTCAGCGCATCGATATCCTCTTCTTTAGCACGCGCAATAAACAGTGGGTGTATGCCCAGCGCGTAGCGGCACCAGGGAAATTCGGCGGCCAATGCCTGCACGATAGTGAAATTTGCCGCCTCTACCGCCGGCACCACGATGCGCGCAACGCCAGCCTCATGCGCACGCGCGGCAATGTCTGCCCGGTCGGCATCGAACTCTGGCGCATCAAGATGGCAATGGGTATCGACAAGCACGCGCGGCTTCTCCTGGGGTGAGGTGTCCGTGTGGCGGACCTTGGTGATTCAGGGTTGTGGCGGGTGCGGCGTTGCCAGCAAACGGATGTCGCGGCCGATCTGTCGCATGTCGGTAATATCCAGATCAATGCGGGCCGCCATGCTTTGCAACATAGGCAGGGCAAACATGCCACGGGCATCGGCGCCCAGCAGCTTGGGGGCGTAATACAGAATCAGCTGATCAATCAGTCCGCCATGCAGCAAGGCCCCATTCAGCGTGGCGCCGGCTTCCACCATCACTTCATTGATGCCACGGCTCGCCAGGAGTTCCAGCAGGCTATCGAGGCTGACGCGCGACTGATGGTCGGGCAAGTGCATCAACTCTACTCCATGCTGGCATAGGGCCGCGATACGGTCCGCGCTGGCGCTGCCGTAGACTATGAGGGCATTGCCACCTTGCAGGATGCGCGCTTGCGGCGAAATCTGCAGATGGCTATCCACAATCACGCGTAGCGGCTGGCGGCCTTGCAACTCTCCAGCCTCATCCCGCACGCTGAGTTGCGGGTCATCGGCCAGCACGGTGCCTATGCCAGTCAGCATGACGCAGGATTGCGCGCGCCAGTGTTGCACATCCTTGCGGGCTTCAGGGCCGGTAATCCATTGGCTGATGCCATTTTGCAGAGCGGTGGCGCCATCCAGGCTGGCGGCAATCTTGCTGCGCACAAACGGACGACGGCGCGTCATGCGCGAAATGAATCCAGCATTCAGGCTGCGCGCCTGCGCTTCCAGCAAGCCGGACTGCACGGCAATGCCTTGCGCCTGTAAGCGCTGCAAACCACTTCCGGCAACCTGGGGGTTAGGGTCTTGCATGGCGGCGACCACGCGCTTCACACCGGCCTTGATCAAGGCGTCTGCACACGGCGGTGTACGTCCATGGTGGCTGCAGGGTTCAAGCGTGACATAGGCATCGGAGCCTTGCGCCAGATTGCCCGCTTGCCGCAGGGCATGTACTTCGGCATGCGGCTCGCCAGCTTTGAGGTGCGCGCCTTCGCCGACAATCTGACCGTCCTTGACGATCACGCAGCCGACACGGGGATTGGGAGTGGTGGTGTAGAGGCCCTGCTCTGCCAGCCGCAGGGCTCGCGCCATCATCTGATGATCCAGCGCGCTGAACACGGGCTTATTCTCCGGCAGGGTCCGTCAGGCGACGGTGGGGCTTGTCCAGGTCGCGAATCACATCGCTGAAATCGTCGACATCCTGGAAGCTGCGATACACCGAAGCAAAGCGCACATAGGCCACCTTGTCCATCAGGCGCAGCTCCTGCATCACGCTCTCGCCGAGATCGCGCGCCATGATTTCGCGCTCGCCCTTGGCCAGCAGCTTTTGCACAATGTGCTCGATGGCGCGATCCACATATTCGGTGGGCACGGGACGCTTGTGCAAGGCACGGGTAAAAGAAAGCCGCAGCTTGTCGCGATTGAATTCCTCACGGTTGCCATTCTGCTTGACCACTTGCGGCAGATGCAGCTCGGCGGTTTCGTAGGTGGTAAAGCGCTTGTCGCAGGCCGCACAACGGCGACGGCGACGGATGGAGTTGCCTTCTTCATTCACCCGGGAATCAATGACCTGGGTGTCATCGGTACCGCAAAAAGGACACTTCATGAGAGTTGACCAGGCAGGTTAAACGCAACGCGTTGAAAGGGATGAAACCTAGGCAGCAGACCTTCTGCCCATGAACGAGGTTTACCCTCTTCCATGGATATGGACCCGCCAGCCTGATGTTTCACATGTCCCCTTTCATGTGTCGCGATGGTGATGGGCGGGAATTAAGCGCCGTATACCGGGAAGCGGCTGGTCAAGGCATGTACCTTGGCCTTGGTCGCAGCAATCACGGCTTCATCGGTCGGGTTGTCCAGCACATCAGCAATCAGGTTGGCCACCAGACGGGCTTCTTCTTCCTTGAAGCCGCGGGTGGTGATGGCTGGCGAACCGATACGTATGCCGGAGGTAACAAACGGACTTTCCGGGTCATTCGGGATCGCGTTCTTGTTCACGGTGATGTGGGCCTGGCCGAGATAAGCATCCGCCGCCTTGCCGGTGAGGTTCTTGGGACGCAGGTCCACCAGGAACACATGCGACTCGGTACGGCCGGAGATAATGCGCAGGCCGCGCTCTGCCAGGGTTTGCGCCATGATGCTGGCATTCTTGAGTACTTGCTCCTGATACGCCTTGAAATCTGGCTGCAATGCTTCGAGGAAAGCGGTGGCCTTGCCTGCGATCACGTGCATCAGCGGGCCGCCTTGCAGGGATGGGAACACATTGGAATTCAGGGACTTTTCAAACTCAGCCTTGGCGAGAATGATGCCGCCACGTGGACCGCGCAGGGTCTTGTGGGTGGTGGAGGTCACGAAATCGGCATGGGGTACCGGGTTAGGGTAAACACCAGCGGCAATCAGGCCGGAGTAATGCGCCATGTCGACCATGAAATAAGC
This genomic window contains:
- the ribD gene encoding bifunctional diaminohydroxyphosphoribosylaminopyrimidine deaminase/5-amino-6-(5-phosphoribosylamino)uracil reductase RibD, with amino-acid sequence MFSALDHQMMARALRLAEQGLYTTTPNPRVGCVIVKDGQIVGEGAHLKAGEPHAEVHALRQAGNLAQGSDAYVTLEPCSHHGRTPPCADALIKAGVKRVVAAMQDPNPQVAGSGLQRLQAQGIAVQSGLLEAQARSLNAGFISRMTRRRPFVRSKIAASLDGATALQNGISQWITGPEARKDVQHWRAQSCVMLTGIGTVLADDPQLSVRDEAGELQGRQPLRVIVDSHLQISPQARILQGGNALIVYGSASADRIAALCQHGVELMHLPDHQSRVSLDSLLELLASRGINEVMVEAGATLNGALLHGGLIDQLILYYAPKLLGADARGMFALPMLQSMAARIDLDITDMRQIGRDIRLLATPHPPQP
- a CDS encoding type II secretion system protein; translated protein: MQTGKREIVQRESGQGGFALLGILLVIILAGLVLAEAANSWSNMRQREREQELLRVGSKIREAIGNYYQRSPGLVKQYPRSLEELVKDNRFPKPERYLRTLYADPLTGQASWGTLEAPSGGIMGVYSLAQGKPFKQRNFPPIYQSFEKQTSYSEWIFAYLPDTDALLNTP
- a CDS encoding type II secretion system protein, producing MHKRKGFTLIEVLVVLAIIATLLSLVAPRYFDTISRAQETSLKHDLATMRDAIDKYYADNAAYPDTLEDLVQGKYLRSIPEDPITKSSQTWTFVAPADPETKGSIYDIRSGSAEIAEDGTAYADW
- a CDS encoding TatD family hydrolase, translated to MLVDTHCHLDAPEFDADRADIAARAHEAGVARIVVPAVEAANFTIVQALAAEFPWCRYALGIHPLFIARAKEEDIDALKQQLEHRLPVAIGEIGLDLFIPNPDIERQQAFFVAQLKLARDFDLPVILHVRKSSDLILKHLRRIGVKGGIAHAFNGSFQQAERFMEMGFKLGFGGAMTYDRALHIRELARKLPLEAIVLETDAPDIAPDWLGHRGRNSPHELPAIARVLADLRGLPLAEVIAATGKNAREALPAIA
- a CDS encoding type II secretion system protein, translated to MTSRFVMRGFTLIELMVALVLLALILSSAAPMVQMSIKRNKEQELRRALWQIRDALDAYKKAGDDGLVKKIPGQSGYPPNLQILVKGVENQRDPKKRKITFLRSIPRDPFAPASETNPEATWGLRSYASSFDEPQPGEDVYDVYSLSRETGLDKRPYREW
- the nrdR gene encoding transcriptional regulator NrdR encodes the protein MKCPFCGTDDTQVIDSRVNEEGNSIRRRRRCAACDKRFTTYETAELHLPQVVKQNGNREEFNRDKLRLSFTRALHKRPVPTEYVDRAIEHIVQKLLAKGEREIMARDLGESVMQELRLMDKVAYVRFASVYRSFQDVDDFSDVIRDLDKPHRRLTDPAGE
- the glyA gene encoding serine hydroxymethyltransferase — protein: MFSTAKTLNVADPELWQHIEAERQRQDEHIELIASENYTSPAVMQAQGSQLTNKYAEGYPGKRFYGGCEFVDQVEQLAIDRVKKLFGAEYANVQPHSGSQANQAVYFSILKPGDTVMGMNLGHGGHLTHGSPANLSGKLFNIVPYGLNDKEEIDYDEMERIAIECKPKLLIGGASAYALRFDWARMAEIAKKVGAYFMVDMAHYSGLIAAGVYPNPVPHADFVTSTTHKTLRGPRGGIILAKAEFEKSLNSNVFPSLQGGPLMHVIAGKATAFLEALQPDFKAYQEQVLKNASIMAQTLAERGLRIISGRTESHVFLVDLRPKNLTGKAADAYLGQAHITVNKNAIPNDPESPFVTSGIRIGSPAITTRGFKEEEARLVANLIADVLDNPTDEAVIAATKAKVHALTSRFPVYGA